A single region of the Pseudomonas sp. VD-NE ins genome encodes:
- a CDS encoding sigma-70 family RNA polymerase sigma factor translates to MRPRRPGFFEHYEELIGTWTRRLRNRAQAEDLAHDTFVRVLESDSAAVQQPRAYLHQTARNIAVDGYRREDRRGAMESQALDHSESSSGDPEHYMQAIQLADSIERALAELPVNCRKIFVWQKIEGLTQAEIAERLGLSKNMVEKYMIRTLRHLRDRLDGLQS, encoded by the coding sequence ATGCGTCCCCGCAGACCCGGCTTTTTCGAGCATTACGAAGAGTTGATCGGCACCTGGACTCGTCGCCTGCGCAATCGCGCGCAGGCCGAGGATCTGGCGCACGACACCTTTGTGCGGGTGCTTGAGTCGGATTCGGCGGCGGTGCAGCAGCCACGGGCGTATTTGCACCAGACCGCGCGCAATATCGCGGTCGACGGTTATCGGCGTGAGGATCGGCGCGGCGCCATGGAGTCGCAGGCCCTCGATCACAGTGAGTCGTCATCCGGCGACCCGGAGCATTACATGCAGGCGATCCAGTTGGCCGACTCCATCGAACGGGCGCTCGCCGAGTTGCCGGTCAATTGCCGGAAGATTTTCGTCTGGCAGAAGATCGAAGGCCTGACCCAAGCGGAAATCGCCGAACGCCTGGGCCTGTCCAAGAACATGGTCGAAAAGTATATGATCCGCACCCTGCGGCATCTGCGTGATCGCCTCGACGGGTTGCAGTCATGA
- a CDS encoding TonB-dependent siderophore receptor has product MKNTPANNKKSPWLPLALALAVNAAVPLAFAGEAIHIRAQPLGQALSELGQQTSLQVFFSPDLVAGKQAPAVDGDISPEHALRQLLQGSGLDYQINEGSVTLSPAVTSAAVNGPLELGVTDIKVVGDWLGDANAAVVQNHPGARTVIRREAMVEQGAMNVSDVLKRVPGVQVQDANGTGGSDISLNVGVRGLTSRLSPRSTVLIDGVPAAFAPYGQPQLSMAPISSGNLDSIDVVRGAGSVRYGPQNVGGVINFVTRAIPEKATGEIGTTLETTQYGGWKHIDTAFLGGTADNGMGVALLYSGVNGNGYRERNNGNDIDDVLLKTHWAPTDQDDFSLNFHYYDATADMPGGLTQKQYDAKPYDSVRDYDQFTGRRKDVSFKWIRQIDERTQAEILTYYTDSFRGSTIAARDQKTLSSYPRSYYTLGIEPRVSRVFDVGPTTQEVSVGYRYLKEAMHESSSRVALVNNQPVLTPTSDGHVFQDRTGGTEANSVYIDNKIDVGNWTITPGIRFEHISTDWHDRAVLDTAGKPVQAKNRSIESNEPLPALSVMYHLSDAWKLFANYETSFGSLQYFQLGQGGSGDQTANGLEPEKAKTYEIGTRYNDDVWGGEVTLFYIDFDDELQYISNDVGWTNLGATKHQGLEASVHYDMAALDPRLDGLTANAGFTYTRATYEGEIPGFKGRDLPFYSRQVATVGLRYDINRWTYNLDGFAQSKQHSPGTGVNADGSFNGNYITDGTADGQYGDIPGYVTWNVRGGYDFGPQVSNLKLGAGVKNVFDKQYFTRSSDNNSGMYVGAPRTFFVQASVGF; this is encoded by the coding sequence GTGAAAAACACCCCTGCCAACAACAAAAAATCCCCTTGGCTGCCGCTGGCCCTCGCGCTGGCGGTCAATGCTGCCGTGCCGCTGGCGTTCGCTGGCGAAGCGATCCACATCCGCGCACAGCCACTGGGTCAGGCCCTGAGCGAGCTGGGCCAGCAGACGTCGCTGCAAGTGTTTTTCAGCCCGGACCTGGTCGCCGGCAAACAGGCGCCGGCAGTCGACGGCGATATTTCTCCGGAGCACGCGCTGCGTCAATTGCTGCAGGGCAGCGGTCTGGACTATCAGATCAACGAAGGCTCGGTGACGCTGTCGCCAGCGGTCACTTCTGCTGCCGTCAACGGCCCGCTCGAGTTGGGCGTGACCGACATTAAAGTGGTCGGCGACTGGCTCGGTGATGCCAACGCCGCCGTGGTGCAGAATCACCCCGGCGCGCGCACGGTGATTCGCCGCGAAGCGATGGTCGAACAGGGCGCGATGAACGTCAGCGACGTGCTCAAGCGTGTGCCGGGCGTGCAGGTGCAGGACGCCAACGGCACCGGCGGCAGTGACATTTCCCTCAACGTCGGTGTGCGCGGTCTGACTTCGCGTCTGTCGCCGCGCTCCACCGTGTTGATCGACGGTGTACCGGCGGCGTTCGCCCCGTACGGCCAGCCGCAACTGTCGATGGCGCCGATCTCCTCGGGCAACCTCGACAGCATCGACGTCGTGCGTGGCGCCGGTTCGGTGCGTTACGGGCCGCAGAACGTCGGCGGCGTGATCAATTTCGTCACCCGCGCGATCCCGGAAAAAGCTACCGGTGAAATCGGCACCACCCTGGAAACCACTCAGTACGGTGGCTGGAAACACATCGACACCGCGTTCCTCGGCGGCACTGCCGACAATGGCATGGGCGTGGCGTTGCTGTATTCGGGCGTCAATGGCAACGGTTACCGCGAGCGCAACAACGGCAACGATATCGATGACGTGTTGCTCAAGACCCACTGGGCGCCGACCGATCAGGACGATTTCAGCCTCAACTTCCACTACTACGACGCCACGGCCGACATGCCCGGCGGTCTGACGCAGAAGCAGTACGACGCCAAACCGTACGACTCGGTGCGGGACTACGACCAGTTCACCGGTCGGCGCAAAGACGTGTCGTTCAAGTGGATCCGCCAGATCGACGAGCGCACCCAAGCGGAAATTCTGACGTATTACACCGACAGTTTCCGTGGCAGCACCATCGCCGCTCGCGACCAGAAAACCCTCAGCTCGTACCCGCGTTCGTATTACACGCTGGGCATCGAGCCACGGGTGTCGCGGGTTTTCGATGTCGGCCCGACCACCCAGGAAGTCAGCGTCGGTTATCGCTATCTGAAAGAGGCGATGCACGAATCGTCGAGCCGTGTGGCGCTGGTCAACAACCAGCCGGTGCTCACGCCGACCTCCGACGGCCATGTGTTCCAGGACCGCACCGGTGGCACCGAGGCCAACTCGGTCTACATCGACAACAAGATCGACGTTGGCAACTGGACCATCACCCCGGGCATTCGCTTCGAACACATCAGCACCGACTGGCATGACCGCGCGGTGCTCGATACGGCCGGCAAACCGGTACAGGCGAAAAACCGCAGCATCGAAAGCAACGAACCGTTGCCGGCGCTGAGCGTGATGTATCACCTGTCGGACGCATGGAAACTCTTCGCCAACTACGAAACCTCGTTCGGCAGCCTGCAGTATTTCCAGCTCGGCCAGGGTGGTTCGGGGGATCAGACCGCCAATGGTCTGGAACCGGAAAAGGCCAAGACCTACGAGATCGGCACGCGCTACAACGACGATGTGTGGGGCGGTGAAGTGACGCTGTTCTACATCGACTTCGACGATGAGCTGCAATACATCAGCAACGACGTGGGCTGGACCAACCTCGGCGCGACCAAGCACCAGGGCCTTGAAGCGTCGGTGCATTACGACATGGCAGCGCTGGATCCACGCCTTGATGGTCTGACCGCCAACGCTGGCTTCACCTACACCCGCGCCACTTATGAAGGTGAGATTCCGGGCTTCAAGGGCCGTGATCTGCCGTTCTATTCGCGGCAGGTGGCAACCGTTGGTTTGCGTTACGACATCAATCGCTGGACCTACAACCTCGACGGTTTCGCCCAGTCGAAACAGCACTCGCCGGGCACCGGTGTGAATGCCGACGGCAGTTTCAACGGCAACTACATCACTGACGGCACGGCGGACGGGCAGTACGGCGACATCCCGGGTTACGTGACCTGGAACGTGCGTGGCGGCTATGACTTCGGGCCGCAGGTGTCGAACCTGAAGCTGGGCGCCGGGGTGAAGAACGTCTTCGACAAGCAGTACTTCACCCGCTCCAGCGACAACAACTCGGGGATGTATGTGGGCGCGCCGCGTACGTTCTTTGTGCAGGCCAGCGTTGGTTTCTGA
- a CDS encoding diaminopimelate epimerase, which translates to MTQFYDARGNIYGVIAPQALRDAGLALPASATECASSRQSWSEAAIKLCCDWPEGQRPVNSKSHRSDGLLIGPFQASPPFDVLIINTDGTLAERSGNGLTIFSQALTEQGLMPEEGALLRVHHDKSDAVETSVKPAEVEGVQGFWLDLGQPDFGPGAVAAHNMESVDFNGHDVSEVKPLATLDPAWSHSQFVRIGNPHCVTLLDDRAALPSNQKMRESPLNEGLTEIAYAIPAGAGDPCPAGVNLQWAVLESPQKILARVFERGEGPTASSGTSASAVACAAWRVGWVAAGEVQVVMPGGTAPILLDAEHGQLRGVRLFGTARRMAH; encoded by the coding sequence ATGACGCAGTTTTACGATGCACGGGGCAATATTTACGGGGTGATTGCGCCGCAGGCACTGCGCGACGCGGGCCTTGCCTTGCCTGCCAGCGCCACCGAATGCGCCTCTTCGCGTCAGTCGTGGAGCGAAGCAGCAATCAAACTTTGCTGCGACTGGCCCGAAGGCCAGCGCCCGGTTAACAGCAAATCCCACCGCAGCGACGGTCTGCTGATCGGTCCGTTCCAGGCGTCGCCGCCGTTCGACGTACTGATCATCAACACCGACGGCACCCTCGCCGAGCGCAGTGGCAATGGCCTGACGATTTTCTCGCAGGCACTGACCGAGCAAGGATTGATGCCGGAGGAGGGTGCGTTGTTGCGCGTGCATCACGACAAGAGTGACGCGGTAGAGACTTCGGTGAAACCGGCTGAAGTCGAAGGCGTTCAGGGTTTCTGGCTTGATTTGGGGCAACCCGATTTCGGGCCTGGCGCAGTGGCTGCGCACAACATGGAAAGCGTCGACTTCAACGGACATGACGTGAGTGAAGTAAAACCACTGGCGACACTCGATCCGGCATGGTCACACAGCCAGTTTGTGCGTATCGGCAATCCGCATTGCGTGACGCTGCTGGATGACAGGGCGGCATTGCCGAGCAATCAAAAGATGCGTGAGTCACCGCTGAACGAAGGGTTGACCGAAATCGCCTACGCGATCCCCGCCGGCGCCGGTGATCCATGCCCGGCAGGCGTCAATCTGCAATGGGCGGTGCTGGAATCACCACAGAAAATCCTCGCCCGTGTGTTCGAACGCGGCGAGGGGCCGACGGCGTCTTCCGGCACCAGCGCCAGTGCCGTGGCCTGCGCGGCCTGGCGTGTGGGGTGGGTGGCGGCCGGTGAAGTGCAGGTGGTGATGCCCGGCGGCACGGCGCCGATCCTGCTTGACGCAGAACATGGTCAATTGCGCGGCGTCAGACTGTTTGGCACCGCGCGACGGATGGCGCACTGA
- a CDS encoding c-type cytochrome, protein MKTAFVAVLGALLIAQPSVSFADTSNGKNLYSQRCAVCHGADMKGTGPLAHKSNPPTPDLTTPAFKKRLNEYPGVIVSSIILRPNGNLIPKTLMENGVKIPPHAWSVKDLRDLHDYMSGVIALKR, encoded by the coding sequence ATGAAAACAGCATTCGTCGCTGTACTCGGGGCTTTGTTGATCGCCCAACCGTCCGTGTCCTTCGCGGACACCAGCAATGGCAAAAATCTCTATTCGCAGCGCTGCGCTGTGTGCCACGGCGCCGATATGAAGGGCACCGGGCCGTTGGCGCATAAAAGCAATCCGCCCACACCTGACCTGACAACGCCCGCGTTCAAAAAACGCCTGAATGAATATCCGGGCGTGATTGTGTCGTCGATCATCCTTCGACCGAACGGCAACCTGATTCCGAAAACGCTAATGGAAAACGGGGTAAAGATACCGCCGCACGCCTGGAGCGTTAAGGATCTGCGCGATCTGCATGACTACATGAGCGGCGTGATTGCGCTAAAACGCTGA
- a CDS encoding MFS transporter, translated as MTSLNPQDTFVPGRLQQMSTRIAFFIAGLGIAAWAPLVPYAKARAGLDEGTLGLLLLCLGVGSILAMPLAGILATRFGCRRVATGGTMLICAALPLLATVSSIPALIATLFMFGAGLGTVDSTVNLQAVIVERASGKNMMSGFHGLFSLGGIVGAAGVSALLGLGLTPLAAMLVVVVVLIAALFKCVPHMLPYGSESSGPAFAIPHGIVLFIGGMCFIVFLTEGAALDWSAVFLAQERGIDTAYAGLGYAAFALTMTAGRLMGDRIVRIVGATRIILFGGLLAAAGLFLATFAPSWEAALVGYALVGAGCSNIVPVLYTAVGKQTVMPESIAVPAITTLGYAGILAGPAVIGFVAHASSLSFAFGLMAVLLVAVAIGGKVLKV; from the coding sequence ATGACCAGCCTCAACCCCCAAGACACCTTCGTCCCCGGACGCCTGCAACAGATGTCCACGCGCATCGCCTTTTTCATCGCCGGGCTCGGCATTGCCGCGTGGGCGCCCTTGGTGCCGTACGCCAAGGCCCGCGCCGGACTGGATGAAGGCACGTTGGGCTTGCTGTTGTTGTGCTTGGGGGTCGGTTCAATTCTGGCGATGCCGCTGGCGGGGATTCTCGCCACACGCTTTGGCTGTCGGCGGGTGGCCACCGGCGGAACGATGTTGATCTGCGCAGCGTTGCCGTTACTGGCCACGGTGTCGTCGATACCGGCGCTGATCGCCACACTGTTCATGTTCGGCGCCGGCCTCGGCACGGTGGATTCGACGGTGAACCTGCAAGCGGTGATCGTCGAACGCGCCAGCGGCAAGAACATGATGTCGGGCTTTCACGGCTTGTTCAGTCTCGGCGGGATTGTCGGCGCGGCGGGTGTCAGCGCCCTGCTCGGGCTGGGTCTGACACCACTGGCCGCCATGCTGGTGGTGGTCGTCGTGCTGATCGCGGCGTTGTTCAAGTGCGTGCCGCACATGTTGCCCTATGGCAGTGAAAGCTCGGGCCCGGCATTCGCCATTCCGCACGGCATCGTGCTGTTTATCGGCGGGATGTGCTTCATCGTGTTCCTGACCGAAGGCGCGGCACTGGACTGGAGCGCAGTGTTTCTGGCACAGGAACGCGGGATCGACACGGCGTATGCAGGGTTAGGTTATGCGGCGTTTGCATTGACCATGACGGCCGGGCGTTTGATGGGTGACCGGATTGTGCGGATTGTCGGTGCCACGCGGATCATTCTGTTTGGCGGTCTGCTGGCAGCGGCCGGTTTGTTTCTAGCGACGTTTGCGCCGAGCTGGGAAGCAGCGCTGGTGGGTTACGCGCTGGTCGGCGCTGGCTGTTCGAACATCGTGCCGGTGCTGTACACGGCGGTCGGCAAGCAGACGGTGATGCCGGAAAGCATTGCGGTGCCGGCCATTACCACGCTGGGTTATGCCGGGATTCTGGCTGGGCCGGCGGTGATCGGCTTTGTGGCGCATGCCAGCAGTTTGAGTTTTGCCTTTGGCTTGATGGCGGTTCTGCTGGTCGCCGTCGCCATCGGCGGTAAAGTCCTTAAAGTCTAA
- a CDS encoding FecR family protein, translating to MMDTRDCACGQTTVRDDAARWFVRLQEPAIDADEQQRFDAWLNQHPQHRDEFQLLQGLWSAADLLPAPRLKALVETPPTRRERRPMLRYAVAASVLAVALGLGLFSGLNHPGGYSAEFATALGERKHVALPDGSVIDLNSRSRLQVRFEEDRRVIELAEGEAMFSVAHDTSRPFVVETGNGKVTVTGTRFDVRRDVMQTRVAVEQGTVKVQGRDAPDNQFIKLTSGLGTHVDAQGQVAAAYAVNPAELTAWRGGKLVFNNASLSQVAAEVSRYREKPLTVTNPAVASLRLTSVFKSDNTDALLKALPSILPVAVRTLADGSQEIIAK from the coding sequence ATGATGGATACTCGTGATTGCGCGTGCGGGCAAACAACGGTGCGCGATGATGCGGCTCGCTGGTTTGTGCGTTTGCAGGAGCCGGCCATCGATGCCGACGAGCAGCAGCGCTTCGATGCCTGGCTGAATCAACATCCGCAGCACCGAGACGAATTTCAGTTGCTGCAAGGCTTGTGGTCGGCGGCCGATCTGCTGCCGGCGCCACGCCTCAAAGCCCTTGTTGAAACACCGCCAACCCGCCGCGAACGCCGTCCGATGCTGCGTTATGCCGTGGCCGCGAGTGTGTTGGCGGTGGCGCTCGGGCTGGGCTTGTTCAGTGGCTTGAATCATCCGGGTGGCTACAGCGCCGAATTCGCCACGGCGCTGGGCGAACGCAAACATGTGGCGCTGCCGGACGGTTCGGTGATCGATCTGAACAGCCGCAGCCGTTTGCAGGTGCGCTTTGAAGAGGATCGTCGCGTCATCGAACTGGCAGAAGGCGAAGCGATGTTCAGCGTCGCGCACGACACCTCGCGACCGTTCGTGGTCGAGACCGGCAATGGCAAGGTCACAGTCACCGGCACGCGTTTCGATGTGCGCCGCGATGTCATGCAAACCCGCGTGGCGGTGGAGCAGGGCACGGTGAAAGTGCAGGGGCGCGATGCGCCGGATAATCAATTTATCAAACTGACCTCCGGCCTCGGCACCCACGTCGATGCCCAAGGCCAGGTCGCCGCCGCCTACGCGGTCAACCCGGCAGAACTGACGGCGTGGCGCGGCGGCAAATTGGTGTTCAACAACGCCAGCCTCAGCCAAGTCGCGGCCGAAGTGTCGCGTTATCGTGAGAAGCCGTTGACCGTGACCAACCCGGCCGTGGCCAGTCTGCGCCTGACCAGCGTGTTCAAATCCGACAACACCGACGCTTTGCTCAAAGCCTTGCCGAGCATCCTGCCGGTGGCCGTTCGCACCCTTGCGGATGGCAGTCAGGAAATAATCGCAAAATAA
- a CDS encoding T6SS immunity protein Tli4 family protein: MTRIVGTLASLLFGAQSVFAEPILQECLGRTRFESPESFEWATFAVERSKIASAGGHVFSKNVHAVGDYVSYNYDEMTIRVSDVTTLENFDRQRNAIIHETEAYKKILQDDLKTNERLLETIKRMKYSADIVKNQESEISKLEDQIRQTKTYEHDLGIPDSHVLGSKETPYEFLLWRNNRVFYFNMNKPAENSAQRIKDLAARFEARDLYQVPEGPGVCMPYGFIHDDGKTGFSVKNSLRFTSTPNVIMSLINTSQNDPTKPTRGTYDTDYRPGYDAQNWKKSKIMEKFYIGERMTTLEGWRLDPRPESKEQDRAWFAIAHVGGLASPLIAAQMFTFQKGTDGLKDFTPAPEAVIPKFLKLTQSISSQ; this comes from the coding sequence ATGACCCGAATTGTCGGCACCTTAGCCAGCCTGCTGTTTGGCGCCCAGTCAGTCTTTGCCGAACCGATCCTTCAAGAATGCCTGGGACGCACCAGATTCGAGTCGCCAGAATCATTCGAATGGGCAACCTTCGCGGTTGAACGCAGTAAGATTGCATCGGCGGGAGGCCATGTTTTTTCGAAGAACGTTCACGCTGTGGGGGACTACGTCAGCTACAACTATGACGAAATGACGATCAGAGTCAGCGATGTCACTACACTCGAAAACTTTGATCGACAACGGAACGCAATCATTCACGAAACCGAAGCCTATAAAAAAATCCTTCAGGACGATCTCAAAACCAACGAGCGTCTGCTGGAAACGATCAAGAGAATGAAATACAGCGCCGACATCGTCAAAAACCAGGAATCCGAAATCAGCAAACTGGAAGACCAGATACGACAGACCAAAACCTATGAACACGACCTGGGCATCCCCGACTCCCATGTCCTGGGCAGTAAAGAAACGCCCTACGAATTCCTGCTCTGGCGCAACAACCGGGTGTTCTACTTCAACATGAACAAACCCGCCGAAAACTCCGCGCAACGTATCAAGGATCTCGCCGCCCGCTTCGAAGCCCGCGACCTCTATCAAGTACCCGAAGGACCCGGCGTCTGTATGCCTTACGGCTTTATCCATGACGATGGCAAAACCGGTTTCAGCGTCAAGAACAGCTTGCGGTTTACCAGTACACCCAACGTGATCATGAGCCTGATCAACACCTCACAAAACGATCCGACCAAACCGACCCGTGGAACCTACGACACCGACTATCGCCCCGGCTACGACGCGCAGAACTGGAAGAAGTCGAAAATCATGGAGAAGTTTTACATCGGCGAGCGCATGACCACCCTCGAAGGCTGGCGCCTGGACCCGCGACCTGAATCCAAAGAGCAAGATCGCGCCTGGTTTGCCATCGCCCATGTCGGCGGTCTGGCGAGTCCTTTGATCGCGGCGCAGATGTTCACGTTCCAGAAAGGTACCGACGGCCTGAAAGACTTCACACCTGCGCCCGAAGCGGTGATTCCCAAATTTCTGAAGCTGACGCAGAGCATCAGCTCGCAATAG
- a CDS encoding phospholipase D-like domain-containing protein, which yields MTLDGKQTLWECLYNALKAHSSLKVFVMPWLSPAASVGTHDFETMLAVFQLNAGLKVPRAFCTPAIQQSDMKGLGSTFSHHQKCVVIDNKIGYVGGIDLAYGRRDDNNFSLDASDRQGNDAYNPGIPHLGWMDMNKHVSRAGLLLGTLFDLSKPLAETTIGTESTHVTLALPRRDTLINVGAAIQNFFASPPLPVLDRMMKAGASLKEYASSIDPLARPKEYLTDAAIRNITALIKHNWTRLPLAEPLKGRVQVWIREVETSAGNLQAALRLKSYELINNWTNSTDLGRLVAMFCDKGYDAMPAEKMGWLNNIGQLTTSLLGHFYALLQDRLANHREPFVYLKHEPQPLASADYSRLDKDQPRMPWQDVHSRIEGPSVYDLSRNFIDRWNGQQAYIAEIKSLEKTTVIVALMEWVNTLVRDAGLPHHLDVNNQINLRLPMPKPVWIDQAPTLPTPPQTAQGGVSVQVLRSASATMTTQEAKGRNLAKVNLPLPEGFNVGGVQDNCLRAMLQTISSAQHFIYIENQFFQTDFGDEGELAEGRPLSGPMASLRDPSTLNENFVARIKLREALEDEDFTQIDWKEVNAISKEPGEEARTFLKSFLTIWQTNAQGWLTQKLGKEQKLTNSIGKALADRIGRAIAENRPFHVYLILPVHPEGALNVLNLMHQVHLTMQSLVFGEQSLVKRIQRHMAMKDMMDRGASKEEAGKIIERLDTNKKPVYAQQDWSKYLTLLNLRTWDTLGNRVVTEQIYVHSKLLIADDRVAILGSANINDRSQCGTRDSELAVIVRDSESTDAKLDGKHNQKVGKTINKLRKDLWKKHFGMSQAKQNGPVAHFTVSDETLDQPAAEKTWKAIQTQAASNSKAYEYSFNFIPRNFNESQVIESSTAQQYQDGFPSPIWPTWTYRSTLHLNLGGQISEPLPHEQGFWESKTLAGVKKYPAPIGVRGFITALPIYWTKAENNESGLNLTIIAHNQDKKNDVHIASLSEASHRNEHSS from the coding sequence GTGACCCTGGACGGCAAGCAGACCTTGTGGGAGTGCTTGTACAACGCCCTCAAAGCGCACTCGTCACTGAAAGTGTTTGTCATGCCATGGCTGAGTCCGGCGGCAAGCGTCGGCACCCATGACTTCGAAACCATGCTCGCGGTTTTCCAGCTCAACGCCGGGCTGAAGGTGCCGCGCGCCTTCTGTACACCGGCCATCCAGCAAAGCGACATGAAGGGCCTGGGCTCGACGTTTTCCCACCACCAGAAGTGCGTAGTGATCGACAACAAGATCGGTTATGTCGGCGGTATCGACCTGGCGTATGGGCGTCGCGACGACAACAACTTCAGCCTGGATGCCAGCGACCGCCAGGGCAATGACGCGTACAACCCGGGGATTCCGCATCTGGGCTGGATGGACATGAACAAGCACGTCAGTCGAGCCGGCCTGCTGTTGGGCACACTGTTCGACCTGTCCAAGCCGCTGGCCGAAACGACCATTGGCACAGAAAGCACCCACGTCACACTAGCGTTGCCGCGTCGCGATACCCTGATCAACGTCGGCGCGGCGATTCAGAACTTCTTCGCCAGCCCGCCCCTGCCCGTTCTGGATCGGATGATGAAGGCTGGCGCCAGCCTGAAGGAGTACGCGTCCTCCATCGATCCTTTGGCCAGACCCAAGGAATATCTGACCGACGCGGCCATCCGCAATATCACCGCGCTGATTAAGCACAACTGGACGCGCCTGCCGCTTGCCGAACCGCTCAAAGGTCGGGTTCAAGTGTGGATTCGTGAAGTGGAAACCAGCGCCGGCAACTTGCAAGCCGCGCTGCGCCTGAAGAGTTACGAGCTGATCAACAACTGGACGAATTCGACCGATCTCGGCCGCCTTGTCGCGATGTTCTGCGACAAGGGTTACGACGCCATGCCGGCGGAGAAAATGGGTTGGCTGAACAACATCGGCCAATTGACCACTTCGTTGCTCGGGCACTTTTACGCGTTGCTGCAAGACCGTCTGGCAAATCACCGGGAGCCCTTTGTCTATCTCAAACACGAACCGCAACCGCTGGCGTCTGCAGATTACAGCCGGCTGGACAAGGATCAGCCGCGCATGCCGTGGCAGGACGTTCACAGTCGCATCGAAGGGCCGTCGGTGTACGACCTGTCGCGCAATTTCATCGACCGCTGGAACGGACAACAGGCCTACATAGCCGAAATCAAAAGCCTGGAAAAAACCACCGTCATCGTCGCCCTGATGGAGTGGGTCAACACCCTGGTCCGGGACGCCGGCCTGCCCCACCACCTGGACGTCAACAATCAGATCAACCTGAGGCTGCCAATGCCCAAACCGGTCTGGATCGATCAGGCTCCGACCCTGCCGACACCACCACAAACTGCGCAAGGCGGGGTCAGCGTGCAGGTGTTGCGCAGCGCTTCAGCCACCATGACCACTCAGGAAGCCAAGGGTCGAAACCTGGCCAAGGTGAACCTGCCGCTGCCCGAAGGTTTCAACGTTGGCGGCGTTCAGGACAACTGCCTGCGCGCCATGCTGCAGACCATTTCCAGCGCCCAGCACTTCATCTACATCGAGAACCAGTTCTTCCAGACCGATTTCGGTGATGAGGGCGAACTGGCGGAAGGCCGGCCACTGTCCGGCCCGATGGCCAGCCTGCGCGACCCGTCCACTTTGAACGAGAATTTCGTCGCCCGGATCAAATTGCGTGAAGCGCTGGAAGACGAGGACTTCACCCAAATCGACTGGAAAGAAGTCAATGCCATTAGCAAGGAGCCCGGCGAAGAGGCCCGCACCTTTCTCAAAAGTTTCCTGACGATCTGGCAGACCAACGCACAGGGCTGGCTGACGCAGAAACTGGGGAAAGAACAGAAGCTCACCAACAGCATCGGCAAGGCGCTGGCCGACCGCATAGGCCGGGCGATTGCAGAAAACCGTCCGTTTCACGTGTACCTGATTTTGCCGGTGCACCCGGAAGGCGCGCTGAATGTGCTGAACCTCATGCACCAGGTTCACCTGACCATGCAGAGTCTGGTGTTTGGCGAGCAGAGTCTGGTCAAACGCATTCAACGGCACATGGCGATGAAGGACATGATGGATCGGGGTGCGAGCAAGGAAGAGGCCGGGAAAATTATTGAGCGGTTGGACACCAACAAAAAGCCCGTCTACGCACAACAGGACTGGTCAAAATATTTGACTCTGCTCAACCTGCGCACTTGGGATACGCTTGGCAATCGCGTGGTCACTGAACAGATCTACGTACATAGCAAATTGTTGATCGCGGATGATCGAGTGGCGATTCTCGGCAGCGCCAATATCAACGACCGCAGTCAATGCGGGACACGTGACTCAGAGCTGGCTGTCATTGTGCGCGATAGCGAATCGACTGACGCGAAGCTGGACGGCAAGCACAACCAGAAGGTAGGGAAGACGATCAATAAGTTGCGCAAGGATTTGTGGAAGAAACATTTCGGGATGAGTCAGGCGAAACAAAATGGCCCTGTGGCTCACTTTACTGTTTCGGATGAAACTCTTGATCAGCCTGCTGCTGAAAAGACCTGGAAAGCCATTCAGACTCAAGCCGCTAGCAACTCCAAGGCATATGAATACTCCTTTAACTTCATTCCGCGAAACTTCAATGAATCACAAGTAATCGAATCCTCAACTGCTCAGCAGTATCAAGATGGATTTCCATCACCAATTTGGCCAACTTGGACTTATCGTTCAACGTTGCATCTGAATCTAGGCGGCCAAATATCGGAACCATTGCCGCATGAGCAAGGCTTCTGGGAGAGCAAGACTCTAGCTGGCGTGAAAAAGTATCCGGCTCCCATTGGGGTTAGAGGTTTTATTACCGCTTTACCCATCTATTGGACAAAGGCTGAGAACAATGAATCAGGGTTGAACCTGACAATCATTGCTCACAATCAGGACAAAAAAAACGACGTACACATCGCGAGTTTAAGCGAAGCGTCACATAGAAATGAGCACAGTTCATGA